In Panicum virgatum strain AP13 chromosome 4N, P.virgatum_v5, whole genome shotgun sequence, a single window of DNA contains:
- the LOC120669880 gene encoding protease Do-like 9 isoform X2 codes for MDSHGHASGGKPRRKRGRKPKPPAPDSSGNNHNHLHHHPAPSSPLANAAVLDSPEPEPASSSPAPRRRGRKSRRVRNEPPSEADAAHSPSPSPPPRRGGPKGAPNGGAEAAEPSRWELAGNIVEVPAAMEPVRWEQVVKVVPSMDAVVKVFCVHTEPNFSLPWQRKRQYSSSSSGFIIGGRRVLTNAHSVEHHTQVKLKKRGSDTKYLATVLAIGTECDIAMLTVEDDEFWKGVTPLEFGSLPALQDAVTVVGYPIGGDTISVTSGVVSRIEILSYVHGSTELLGLQIDAAINSGNSGGPAFNDKGKCVGIAFQSLKHEDAENIGYVIPTPVIKHFIEDYEKSGEYTGFPILGIEWQKMENPDLRKAMGMKSDQKGVRVRRVEPTAPESGCLQPSDITLSFDGIDIANDGTVPFRHGERIGFSYLVSQKYTGEKARVKVLRNSKIHEFNIKLATHKRLIPAHIKGRPPSYYIVAGFVFMVVSVPYLRSEVLVSDINIGYEDIVNIQVLAFNGTPVKNLKHLATMVEECNEAFLKFDLDYDQLVVLETKTAKAATQDILTTHCIPSAMSEDLKS; via the exons ATGGACAGCCACGGCCACGCTTCCGGCGGCAAGCCCAGGCGCAAGCGCGGCCGCAAGCCCAAGCCGCCGGCGCCCGACTCCTCCGGCAACAACCACAACCACCTGCATCACCACCCCGCGCCGTCCTCGCCCCTCGCCAACGCCGCGGTGTTGGACTcccccgagcccgagccggcGTCGtcctcccccgcgccgcgccgccggggccgcaAGTCCCGGCGCGTCCGCAACGAGCCGCCCTCCGAGGCCGATGCCGCCCactcgccctcgccctctcccccgccgcggcggggcgggcccAAGGGGGCGCCCAACGGCGGGGCGGAGGCTGCGGAGCCGTCGCGGTGGGAGCTGGCAGGGAATATAGTGGAGGTCCCCGCGGCGATGGAGCCCGTGCGGTGGGAGCAGGTGGTGAAGGTGGTGCCGTCGATGGACGCCGTGGTGAAGGTGTTCTGCGTCCACACGGAGCCTAATTTCTCGCTGCCGTGGCAGCGGAAGCGGCAGTACAGCTCGAGCAGTAGCGGGTTCATCATTGGGGGCCGCAGGGTGCTCACCAATGCCCATTCCGTTGAGCATCATACCCAGGTCAAGCTCAAGAAGCGTGGCTCCGACACCAAGTACCTCGCTACTGTCCTTGCCATAGGAACTGAGTGCGACATTG CAATGTTAACTGTCGAGGATGATGAATTCTGGAAAGGGGTTACACCTTTGGAGTTTGGGTCACTgccagcactccaggatgctgTCACTGTTGTTGGTTACCCAATTGGAGGAGATACTATCTCGGTGACTAGTGGTGTAGTATCTAGGATTGAAATACTGTCATATGTTCATGGTTCTACAGAGCTTCTTGGGTTGCag ATAGATGCGGCTATAAATTCAGGAAATTCAGGGGGGCCTGCTTTTAATGACAAGGGTAAATGCGTTGGTATAGCTTTTCAATCTCTTAAGCATGAAGATGCAGAGAACATAGGCTATGTTATACCAACCCCAGTTATCAAGCACTTCATTGAAGACTACGAAAAATCAGGAGAATATACAG GTTTCCCTATACTTGGTATAGAATGGCAGAAAATGGAAAATCCTGATCTCCGCAAGGCAATGGGAATGAAATCTGACCAAAAGGGGGTTCGTGTACGAAGGGTTGAGCCAACTGCTCCTGAATCTGGATGCCTTCAACCTTCTGATATTACCCTTAGCTTTGATGGTATTGATATTGCCAATGATGGCACAG TTCCTTTTAGGCATGGTGAGCGCATTGGATTCAGCTACCTTGTTTCTCAGAAGTACACTGGTGAGAAGGCGCGTGTGAAAGTACTGCGCAACTCAAAAATCCATGAATTTAACATAAAGCTAGCGACCCACAAAAGACTCATTCCAGCTCATATCAAGGGAAGGCCTCCATCATATTACATTGTTGCTGGTTTTGTTTTTATGGTCGTGTCTGTTCCATATCTTCGATCTGAG GTGCTTGTGTCAGATATAAATATTGGTTATGAAGATATTGTCAATATTCAG GTTCTTGCCTTCAATGGCACGCCAGTTAAAAACCTGAAGCACCTAGCAACAATGGTGGAAGAGTGCAACGAGGCATTCTTGAAATTTGATCTAGACTATGATCAG CTCGTTGTCCTGGAGACGAAAACTGCGAAGGCTGCAACTCAGGACATTCTGACGACACATTGTATACCTTCGGCCATGTCAGAAGACCTGAAGAGTTGA
- the LOC120669880 gene encoding protease Do-like 9 isoform X1: MDSHGHASGGKPRRKRGRKPKPPAPDSSGNNHNHLHHHPAPSSPLANAAVLDSPEPEPASSSPAPRRRGRKSRRVRNEPPSEADAAHSPSPSPPPRRGGPKGAPNGGAEAAEPSRWELAGNIVEVPAAMEPVRWEQVVKVVPSMDAVVKVFCVHTEPNFSLPWQRKRQYSSSSSGFIIGGRRVLTNAHSVEHHTQVKLKKRGSDTKYLATVLAIGTECDIAMLTVEDDEFWKGVTPLEFGSLPALQDAVTVVGYPIGGDTISVTSGVVSRIEILSYVHGSTELLGLQIDAAINSGNSGGPAFNDKGKCVGIAFQSLKHEDAENIGYVIPTPVIKHFIEDYEKSGEYTGFPILGIEWQKMENPDLRKAMGMKSDQKGVRVRRVEPTAPESGCLQPSDITLSFDGIDIANDGTVPFRHGERIGFSYLVSQKYTGEKARVKVLRNSKIHEFNIKLATHKRLIPAHIKGRPPSYYIVAGFVFMVVSVPYLRSEYGKDYEYDAPVKLLDKHLHAMAQSPDEQLVVVSQVLVSDINIGYEDIVNIQVLAFNGTPVKNLKHLATMVEECNEAFLKFDLDYDQLVVLETKTAKAATQDILTTHCIPSAMSEDLKS, from the exons ATGGACAGCCACGGCCACGCTTCCGGCGGCAAGCCCAGGCGCAAGCGCGGCCGCAAGCCCAAGCCGCCGGCGCCCGACTCCTCCGGCAACAACCACAACCACCTGCATCACCACCCCGCGCCGTCCTCGCCCCTCGCCAACGCCGCGGTGTTGGACTcccccgagcccgagccggcGTCGtcctcccccgcgccgcgccgccggggccgcaAGTCCCGGCGCGTCCGCAACGAGCCGCCCTCCGAGGCCGATGCCGCCCactcgccctcgccctctcccccgccgcggcggggcgggcccAAGGGGGCGCCCAACGGCGGGGCGGAGGCTGCGGAGCCGTCGCGGTGGGAGCTGGCAGGGAATATAGTGGAGGTCCCCGCGGCGATGGAGCCCGTGCGGTGGGAGCAGGTGGTGAAGGTGGTGCCGTCGATGGACGCCGTGGTGAAGGTGTTCTGCGTCCACACGGAGCCTAATTTCTCGCTGCCGTGGCAGCGGAAGCGGCAGTACAGCTCGAGCAGTAGCGGGTTCATCATTGGGGGCCGCAGGGTGCTCACCAATGCCCATTCCGTTGAGCATCATACCCAGGTCAAGCTCAAGAAGCGTGGCTCCGACACCAAGTACCTCGCTACTGTCCTTGCCATAGGAACTGAGTGCGACATTG CAATGTTAACTGTCGAGGATGATGAATTCTGGAAAGGGGTTACACCTTTGGAGTTTGGGTCACTgccagcactccaggatgctgTCACTGTTGTTGGTTACCCAATTGGAGGAGATACTATCTCGGTGACTAGTGGTGTAGTATCTAGGATTGAAATACTGTCATATGTTCATGGTTCTACAGAGCTTCTTGGGTTGCag ATAGATGCGGCTATAAATTCAGGAAATTCAGGGGGGCCTGCTTTTAATGACAAGGGTAAATGCGTTGGTATAGCTTTTCAATCTCTTAAGCATGAAGATGCAGAGAACATAGGCTATGTTATACCAACCCCAGTTATCAAGCACTTCATTGAAGACTACGAAAAATCAGGAGAATATACAG GTTTCCCTATACTTGGTATAGAATGGCAGAAAATGGAAAATCCTGATCTCCGCAAGGCAATGGGAATGAAATCTGACCAAAAGGGGGTTCGTGTACGAAGGGTTGAGCCAACTGCTCCTGAATCTGGATGCCTTCAACCTTCTGATATTACCCTTAGCTTTGATGGTATTGATATTGCCAATGATGGCACAG TTCCTTTTAGGCATGGTGAGCGCATTGGATTCAGCTACCTTGTTTCTCAGAAGTACACTGGTGAGAAGGCGCGTGTGAAAGTACTGCGCAACTCAAAAATCCATGAATTTAACATAAAGCTAGCGACCCACAAAAGACTCATTCCAGCTCATATCAAGGGAAGGCCTCCATCATATTACATTGTTGCTGGTTTTGTTTTTATGGTCGTGTCTGTTCCATATCTTCGATCTGAG TATGGAAAAGACTATGAATATGATGCGCCGGTCAAGTTGTTGGACAAGCACTTGCATGCAATGGCGCAGTCACCTGATGAGCAGCTTGTTGTGGTGTCACAG GTGCTTGTGTCAGATATAAATATTGGTTATGAAGATATTGTCAATATTCAG GTTCTTGCCTTCAATGGCACGCCAGTTAAAAACCTGAAGCACCTAGCAACAATGGTGGAAGAGTGCAACGAGGCATTCTTGAAATTTGATCTAGACTATGATCAG CTCGTTGTCCTGGAGACGAAAACTGCGAAGGCTGCAACTCAGGACATTCTGACGACACATTGTATACCTTCGGCCATGTCAGAAGACCTGAAGAGTTGA